The DNA sequence CTCCTATGGCGAACCGCTGCCGCCCGGGCAGTTTCAAAAAAACGCCCATGGGCAATTAACGCATGGATCAGCCGCCTTGCGGCGGGCAAGACCAGCCATCGCCTGTTTTATGACAGGGAGTTGGGACAAACCCTGCAAGAGCGTTTCGTGCAGAAACCCCCTTGTCGCAGGCCGGATGCGCTCCATCCGGCCCTCCCGGCCAAAGCTGCACCAGCGCCTATTTACCGTGCTCTTCCAGCACGTCCTTTTCGTTCATGACATCGCGGGCGGAATCAAAGTCCCCGCCTTCGGCCAGAGAAACAGCCACCATGGCGTTCTCAAGCTTGTCGCGGTAGGCCATGCGAATGCTGTTGAGCAATTCGTCAATGTCCATGGGCTTTCTGAGGAAGTTGTACGCGCCCATGCGATAGGCGGTCTGTTCTTCAGCGTCGCCGCCGTGGCCCGTAAGAATGATGACCTGAACCTGCGGATTGCTCTTTTTGACGTTGCGCAGCACTTCAAAGCCGTCCATGCCGGGCATGCGCAGGTCAAGCACGATAACGTCGGTGGGCTGCTCCACAGCCTTGAGGGCCTCGGGGCCGTCATAGGCCACCCGCGCTTCAAAGCCGCGCATGGCAAGGCGCTCAGACAGCGTGTCCACAAACTGCTTTTCGTCGTCCACCAGCAGGATTTTGATGTCTTCCTTGGTCATGGAATACTCCTTGAAGGCCCGGCAACATGCCGGCGCCGGTTATTCGCCTTCGCTATCGCAGGCCGAAATGGAAAGGAAAAATCTTGGCCCGGCGTCTCGCCAGGGCATAAGCACGGCGCGCCAACCGGGGCGCATGCCGTCCAGCATGGGGCTGCCCGTCATGGCCGCCAGGGCCATCTCGCGGTTGGCCCCTTCCAGTGCTTCTACAATAATGCCTTCTTCCTTCTGCCGCCGCCCGGCGGTGAGGCGCAGGTTCACCTGCCCGCCCACCGAGGCGCAGAGGTCAAACACTTCCAGCAGAGACCGCAGCACAGCCAAAGGCGGCACATTGGCCCACACGGGTTCTTCAGTTTCGCCGCTGGTCAACTGTATCTGCGCCGCGCGTGCCTGACGCGCCGCCAGCAGGCAGAAACTGCGGCTTACCCGCGCAAGATCGCAGGGGCCAGCGCTGCCGGGTTCCATGCCACCAGCCTGAGCCATAAAGTCCATGGCTTCGGAAAGGGCCGCACCCTGAATAATG is a window from the Desulfovibrio desulfuricans genome containing:
- a CDS encoding sensor histidine kinase — encoded protein: MNESQCMARLLASAVHDMRNVLAVIRESAGLAQDLATLAGGKTVAAPGAERLSSALSEVQRSIIQGAALSEAMDFMAQAGGMEPGSAGPCDLARVSRSFCLLAARQARAAQIQLTSGETEEPVWANVPPLAVLRSLLEVFDLCASVGGQVNLRLTAGRRQKEEGIIVEALEGANREMALAAMTGSPMLDGMRPGWRAVLMPWRDAGPRFFLSISACDSEGE
- a CDS encoding response regulator: MTKEDIKILLVDDEKQFVDTLSERLAMRGFEARVAYDGPEALKAVEQPTDVIVLDLRMPGMDGFEVLRNVKKSNPQVQVIILTGHGGDAEEQTAYRMGAYNFLRKPMDIDELLNSIRMAYRDKLENAMVAVSLAEGGDFDSARDVMNEKDVLEEHGK